Proteins encoded together in one Argiope bruennichi chromosome 1, qqArgBrue1.1, whole genome shotgun sequence window:
- the LOC129956495 gene encoding sulfotransferase ssu-1-like: MTEILKRPRYAKMNSLLYPEMFSPNCFKEALLYKPKFGDLFISTYPKCGTTWIQNIILHIFRKGQKLSNPSEFLRLAPYIDMQGQEGIDKMPRPGAFKTHIPFSRMPYSKDAKYIFVARNPKDCCVSSYYHTRNQPGFEYWDGDFNDFFELFIAGEVQYNDYFDHLLDWYPHRNDPNVFYTTYEHMKMDIQSVIIRLSRFLGKEYIDAIEKDNNVLNNIKFYTNFNYMKENLSNIYLIKKGSDLENMYEGLRYRSDFVASLNTTQNLPGLQFMRKGIVGDWKNHFSSKQTKRMNRKILLHLKDTEFLQWNQDE; encoded by the coding sequence ATGACCGAAATTCTAAAAAGACCACGATACGCAAAAATGAATAGTCTACTTTATCCGGAAATGTTTTCTCCAAATTGTTTCAAAGAAGCCTTGTTGTATAAACCAAAGTTTGGAGACTTGTTCATAAGTACATATCCCAAATGTGGTACCACCTGGATTCAGAACATTATCTTGCATATTTTTCGGAAAGGGCAAAAGCTTAGTAATCCATCAGAATTTCTGAGATTAGCACCTTACATAGATATGCAAGGACAAGAAGGTATTGACAAGATGCCCAGACCTGGAGCCTTCAAAACTCACATACCTTTTTCTCGGATGCCTTATTCTAAagatgctaaatatatttttgtggcCAGAAATCCTAAAGACTGTTGCGTGTCTTCCTATTACCACACTAGAAATCAACCAGGCTTTGAATACTGGGACGgcgatttcaatgattttttcgAGCTGTTCATAGCAGGTGAAGTCCAATACAATGATTACTTCGACCACTTGTTAGATTGGTATCCTCATCGTAATGACCCGAATGTATTTTATACAACGTACGAACACATGAAGATGGATATACAAAGTGTCATCATAAGACTTTCAAGATTCCTTGGTAAAGAATATATCGATGCAATCGAGAAAGACAATAATGTTctgaacaatataaaattttatactaatttcaattatatgaaagaaaatttatcaaacatatatttaataaaaaaaggcagTGACTTAGAAAATATGTATGAAGGTCTGAGATACAGAAGTGATTTTGTTGCGTCACTGAATACTACTCAAAATCTCCCAGGATTGCAATTCATGCGGAAAGGCATTGTTGGAGATTGGAAGAATCACTTTTCTTCCAAGCAAACCAAGAGAATGAATAGAAAAATCTTACTTCATCTGAAAGACACTGAATTTTTACAATGGAATcaagatgaataa